Proteins from a genomic interval of Quercus robur chromosome 9, dhQueRobu3.1, whole genome shotgun sequence:
- the LOC126699309 gene encoding disease resistance protein RPV1-like, which yields LFKLYQFSMNTQGASSSSSPPSSLIPRWKYDVFLSFRGMDTRYSFADHLYAALIRKGIFTSRDDEKLERGKSISPELLKAIEESRFAVVILSRNYASSTWCLDELARIVKCREDMGLIVLPVFYFVSPPDVRNQRGTFEQAFAKHKADNIQEVESWKNALREVANLSGWHLQERKYESEAIRYIVDNILQRSRSKFSIITKDLVGIDSPMEELITPYLGLGNSVCMIGICGMGGLGKSTLARVIYETKCNHFEGSSFIANIKEVSEKHGLARLQKQLLAQILEESNIDVWDVYDGANMIKSRLRHKKVLLVLDNVNQLDQLELLAGDHCWFGLGSWIIITTRDEHLLVQHGVHNIYKPNTLNDDDALKLFCLKAFKNGKPEGDQMQLSQDVVYYANGLPLALVTLGSFMVERTVDEWQSAVKNLKKNPERKIFDTLKVSYDGLKEMWKVIFLDVACFFRGKMKDRVIEILENCGFDATIGIRVLTDKSLITIENNKLWMHDLLQEMGWEIVRQESIEEPGRRSRLWLREDLLHVLMNNTATKAIQAIVLDSFEGDEACRKLEACPEAFSKMCNLRLLIIDNVHIPNGLNHLSNNLRFLEWHGYSSKCLPSSFQSEELVELKMWFSKIEYLWKGVKYLNNLKLIDLELSKNLIRTPDFTGVPRLERLCLRGCINLVEIDPSIGQLSRLTVLNLEFCRSLTNLPSNMDSLRSLEILILLGCSKLAYLPENLGKTEHLRELDLTGTAIREVPTSISFLICRGCEKQFFKSRLDSVFCARSLKYLSLSTNKLVFALPASISQLQKLEVLNLSNCIQLHSLPKFPSNVRHINAEGCSSLEPSPALLSTSNLLQPFISFFNCFKLVEYNEDIDGLAFAILKHYLKGLMYPKIGYKTSDKRKDRSGDAFNIIIPGFEVPPWLTHQRFGYSISIELPPNWCNSRWMGFALCAFFRINRSCYSSERYSLKGHVIALGDMPHGPHRTFEVVIGETSFKYSVGHLWLLYLSRDDWPATGWNYQCSRIKVVFDTNSPRVEVIKCAVRLIYEQDVEEFNLTIAQCSSSCINTSDGWDCVHHEFENSAVVKATKFKATYDDNREAEPSASRSFPEETEGGTS from the exons TTGTTCAAGCTTTACCAGTTTTCCATGAACACTCAAGGAGCCTCATCGTCATCATCACCACCTTCTTCTTTAATACCTCGGTGGAAATATGATGTGTTCCTCAGTTTCAGAGGCATGGACACCCGCTATAGTTTTGCAGACCATCTGTATGCTGCTTTGATAAGGAAGGGCATTTTCACCTCTAGAGACGATGAAAAACTTGAAAGAGGAAAATCCATTTCCCCAGAACTCTTGAAAGCAATTGAAGAATCGAGATTTGCTGTTGTCATTCTATCAAGAAACTATGCATCCTCGACATGGTGTTTGGATGAGCTTGCAAGGATTGTCAAATGCAGGGAAGACATGGGACTGATAGTTCTGCCAGTTTTTTACTTTGTAAGTCCACCTGATGTACGGAATCAGAGGGGAACTTTTGAACaagcctttgcaaaacacaaagcAGATAACATACAGGAGGTAGAATCATGGAAGAATGCTTTGAGAGAAGTGGCAAATCTCTCCGGTTGGCATTTACAGGAGAG GAAATATGAGTCAGAAGCTATCCGATATATTGTGGATAATATTCTACAGAGATCGAGGTCAAAATTCTCAATCATTACCAAAGACTTGGTAGGAATAGATTCTCCAATGGAGGAATTGATCACTCCATATTTAGGTCTCGGGAACAGTGTTTGCATGATAGGGATTTGTGGCATGGGGGGGCTGGGAAAGTCAACTCTTGCTAGAGTGATTTATGAAACAAAATGTAACCATTTTGAAGGTTCTAGCTTTATTGCTAATATTAAGGAAGTTTCAGAAAAGCATGGTTTGGCTCGATTACAAAAGCAGCTTCTTGCACAAATTTTGGAGGAAAGCAATATAGATGTATGGGATGTTTATGATGGAGCTAACATGATCAAGAGTAGACTACGTCATAAAAAAGTTCTACTTGTTCTAGATAATGTTAATCAATTGGACCAATTAGAATTATTGGCTGGAGATCATTGCTGGTTTGGACTGGGAAGTTGGATCATCATTACAACTAGAGATGAACATTTGTTGGTCCAACATGGAGTGCATAATATATATAAGCCTAACACTttaaatgatgatgatgctctgaaacttttttgtttgaaagcCTTCAAAAATGGGAAACCCGAAGGAGATCAAATGCAGCTCTCCCAGGATGTTGTATACTATGCTAATGGTCTTCCATTAGCTCTCGTAACTTTGGGATCCTTTATGGTTGAAAGAACAGTGGACGAGTGGCAAAGTGCAGtgaagaatttgaaaaaaaatcccgaaagaaaaatatttgataCACTTAAAGTAAGTTACGATGGACTAAAGGAAATGTGGAAGGTGATATTCCTAGATGTTGCGTGTTTCTTTAGAGGGAAGATGAAAGATCGAGTAATAGAGATATTAGAGAATTGTGGTTTTGACGCAACAATTGGTATAAGAGTTCTCACGGATAAATCTCTTATAACTATAGAAAACAACAAATTGTGGATGCATGATCTATTACAAGAAATGGGCTGGGAAATTGTCCGTCAAGAATCAATTGAAGAACCAGGGAGGCGCAGTAGATTGTGGCTTCGTGAGGATTTGTTGCATGTATTGATGAACAATACG gcaaCAAAAGCAATTCAAGCCATAGTCCTAGACTCATTTGAAGGGGATGAAGCATGCAGGAAACTTGAAGCCTGTCCTGAAGCTTTTTCAAAGATGTGTAATCTTAGATTGCTTATAATCGATAATGTGCACATCCCAAATGGCCTCAATCATCTTTCTAATAACTTAAGATTTCTTGAATGGCATGGGTATTCTTCAAAATGTTTGCCATCCAGTTTTCAATCAGAAGAGCTTGTTGAACTTAAAATGTGGTTTAGCAAAATTGAATATCTATGGAAAGGTGTAAAG TACTTAAACAACTTAAAACTCATTGATCTTGAACTATCCAAAAACCTTATTAGAACACCTGACTTCACAGGGGTTCCGAGACTTGAGAGACTATGTCTTAGAGGTTGCATAAATTTGGTTGAGATCGACCCATCTATTGGACAACTCAGTAGGCTTACAGTTCTAAATTTGGAATTCTGCCGATCTCTTACCAACCTTCCTAGCAACATGGATAGTTTAAGATCTCTTGAAATACTCATTCTTTTGGGATGTTCAAAACTTGCCTACCTGCCAGAGAACTTAGGGAAAACCGAACATTTGAGGGAACTTGATTTGACTGGAACTGCTATTAGAGAAGTTCCCACTTCCATTAGTTTCTTGATATGTCGTGGATGTGAAAAGCAATTTTTTAAGTCAAGGCTTGATAGTGTTTTCTGCGCTCGctctttaaaatatttatcaCTATCTACAAACAAGCTTGTCTTTGCCCTACCTGCAAGCATCAGTCAACTTCAGAAATTGGAAGTTCTTAATTTGAGCAACTGCATTCAACTTCACTCATTGCCAAAGTTTCCATCAAATGTGAGACACATAAATGCTGAAGGTTGTTCTTCCCTAGAACCATCACCAGCACTTCTCAGTACGAGCAATTTGTTACAaccatttatttcattttttaattgctTCAAGTTAGTTGAATATAATGAGGACATTGATGGTCTGGCATTTGCAATACTGAAACATTACCTAAAG GGACTCATGTACCCAAAAATTGGATATAAAACTTCTGACAAAAGGAAAGATAGATCTGGAGATGCATTCAACATCATTATTCCTGGGTTTGAAGTTCCACCATGGTTAACTCATCAAAGGTTTGGGTATTCAATAAGCATAGAGCTGCCGCCAAATTGGTGTAATAGCAGGTGGATGGGATTTGCTTTGTGTGCATTTTTCAGAATAAATCGTTCTTGCTATTCAAGTGAAAGATATAGTCTTAAAGGTCATGTGATAGCTCTTGGTGATATGCCTCATGGCCCTCACCGTACTTTTGAAGTTGTCATTGGGGAGACATCCTTTAAGTATAGTGTGGGTCATCTTTGGCTATTGTATTTGTCTCGTGATGATTGGCCAGCTACAGGTTGGAATTATCAATGCAGTCGGATTAAGGTTGTATTTGACACCAATAGCCCAAGAGTGGAGGTGATCAAATGTGCAGTCCGTTTGATATATGAGCAAGATGTGGAAGAGTTCAACTTAACAATTGCACAATGCAGCAGTAGCTGCATCAATACTTCTGACGGTTGGGATTGTGTCCAccatgaatttgaaaattcagCAGTAGTAAAGGCTACCAAATTTAAGGCAACCTATGATGACAATAGGGAGGCAGAACCTAGTGCAAGTCGGAGCTTTCCTGAGGAAACTGAAGGAG GCACATCCTGA